A single region of the Pararge aegeria chromosome 18, ilParAegt1.1, whole genome shotgun sequence genome encodes:
- the LOC120631573 gene encoding uncharacterized protein LOC120631573: MKYHIFLGLLSVAAAYPGIIHQEVPQIAETFDHQGIIGESGHHHQVQHEHAKSHQSIKFEHFHPVPVYVKKEHSHLLKHPLEKGKSEQNLKQIHPETQHSHGGGLVLEDHRLDTEHLASLGHGGFEHGSFEQGGLGHGGLSQGSIEHAGLQQGGYEQGGYEQFAGSYEGGEGLKAYAEQQPEIQGQYYAEHAQALGGESGEGYKYEHYN, encoded by the exons ATGAAGTACCAT ATTTTCCTGGGACTCTTGTCCGTGGCGGCCGCATATCCTGGAATCATCCACCAGGAGGTCCCACAAATCGCAGAGACGTTCGATCACCAAGGCATCATTGGTGAATCGGGACACCACCATCAGGTCCAACATGAGCACGCCAAGTCACATCAATCCATCAAATTCGAGCACTTCCACCCAGTTCCCGTGTACGTCAAGAAAGAGCACAGCCATCTCCTGAAGCATCCCCTTGAAAAGGGAAAATCTGAGCAAAACCTGAAACAAATCCACCCTGAAACACAACATAGCCATGGTGGTGGCTTAGTTTTAGAAGACCACAGGCTAGATACTGAGCATCTTGCTAGCCTCGGTCATGGAGGTTTCGAACATGGAAGTTTTGAACAAGGAGGTCTTGGACACGGAGGTTTGAGCCAAGGAAGTATTGAACACGCTGGTCTTCAACAAGGCGGATATGAGCAAGGGGGCTACGAGCAATTCGCCGGAAGCTACGAAGGTGGCGAAGGCTTGAAAGCATATGCTGAACAGCAGCCCGAGATTCAGGGACAATACTACGCTGAGCATGCTCAAGCTCTAGGAGGCGAAAGTGGAGAAGGTTACAAATACGAACACTACAACTAA